The following are encoded together in the Arcticibacterium luteifluviistationis genome:
- a CDS encoding LytR/AlgR family response regulator transcription factor has product MKLRSIVVEDDILARKMLEHLCVKHESLEHLQSFESAEDALVFLETINVDLIWLDVEMGELNGFDLLKRLANPPSVIMTTSSSAYAFEAYQHDIVDYILKPINLDRFNSAVTKVMSLERHNPKENETADNDIFIKSDKKHIRLAIDDITYVENLSDYVKIYTKSNVHIVHATMKSLGEKLGDAFFRVHRSFLVNLNKVKDVDDNNLIAGGREIPISRRTKSEFLEKLNILK; this is encoded by the coding sequence GTGAAATTAAGAAGTATTGTAGTAGAAGATGATATCTTAGCTAGAAAAATGCTGGAGCATTTGTGCGTAAAGCATGAATCTTTAGAGCATTTGCAGTCCTTTGAGTCTGCAGAGGATGCTCTAGTTTTTTTAGAAACCATAAACGTTGACCTGATATGGCTTGATGTAGAAATGGGAGAGCTTAATGGTTTTGATTTATTAAAGAGGTTGGCTAATCCGCCTTCTGTTATTATGACTACCTCTAGCTCAGCCTATGCTTTTGAAGCTTATCAGCATGATATTGTTGATTACATTTTGAAACCTATCAACTTAGATAGATTTAATTCAGCTGTGACAAAAGTGATGTCTTTAGAGAGACACAATCCTAAAGAAAATGAAACTGCAGATAATGACATTTTTATCAAATCAGATAAGAAACACATTAGGCTTGCAATAGATGATATTACGTATGTAGAGAATCTTAGCGACTATGTTAAGATTTATACTAAATCAAATGTTCATATAGTGCATGCTACCATGAAGAGCTTGGGAGAGAAATTGGGCGATGCCTTTTTTAGAGTCCATCGTTCTTTTCTTGTCAATCTAAATAAGGTAAAGGATGTAGATGACAATAATCTAATAGCAGGTGGTAGAGAAATTCCTATCAGCAGAAGAACTAAATCAGAATTTTTAGAAAAACTTAATATTCTAAAATAG
- a CDS encoding DNA-directed RNA polymerase subunit omega — MAVNPSIITRDTDKIAAKTGNIYKSVFIASQRARQIALKTKDELTSKLAEFASTVDNLEEIFENREQIEISKFYERQPKPTSMSLEEFENDEVIYRDRTQDTTPQA, encoded by the coding sequence ATGGCAGTTAATCCTTCAATAATTACAAGAGATACCGACAAAATAGCGGCCAAGACAGGAAATATCTATAAGTCAGTTTTCATTGCTTCTCAAAGAGCAAGACAAATTGCTTTGAAGACCAAAGATGAATTAACTTCTAAATTGGCTGAATTTGCTTCGACTGTAGATAATCTTGAAGAAATATTTGAAAACAGAGAGCAAATTGAAATTTCAAAGTTCTACGAGCGTCAGCCTAAACCTACGAGTATGTCACTTGAAGAATTTGAAAACGACGAAGTAATTTATAGAGATAGAACACAAGATACTACGCCACAAGCATAG
- a CDS encoding vWA domain-containing protein — MKGFHFTDFKPDMKGGASFEKLLDIFQQLILIFAGDVSEALNYMNELDRRYNITDDTYAMADFIQDLKDNGYIKEEEQEGGGGMTMTPKSEQSIRKRSLDEIFGKLKRTKGGGNHKSKFPGQGGEKSSDIRPFQFGDSLEQISMTESLKNAQINSGLGDDFRLTEKDLEVVDTETNLNTSTVLMIDISHSMILYGEDRITPAKKVALAMAELIKTRYPKDNLDIIVFGNDAWTIKLKDIPYLEVGPYHTNTVAGLELAMDLLRRRKTKNKQVFMITDGKPTCLKEGINYYKNAFGLDRKIVNKTLTIAAQARRLNIPITTFMIASDPYLKQFVRDFTKVNNGRAYYSNLDGLGGFVLEDFEKNRRKNVR, encoded by the coding sequence ATGAAAGGATTTCATTTTACAGATTTTAAACCCGACATGAAAGGTGGAGCCAGTTTTGAAAAACTGCTTGACATCTTTCAGCAGCTAATTCTCATTTTTGCGGGTGATGTGAGTGAGGCTCTTAATTATATGAATGAGCTAGATAGGCGGTATAATATTACGGACGATACCTACGCCATGGCAGACTTTATCCAAGACTTAAAGGATAACGGTTATATAAAGGAAGAAGAGCAAGAAGGTGGTGGAGGTATGACCATGACACCTAAAAGCGAGCAAAGCATAAGGAAGCGTAGCCTAGATGAGATTTTTGGTAAGCTTAAACGAACCAAAGGTGGTGGTAATCATAAGTCAAAGTTTCCTGGACAGGGAGGAGAGAAAAGTAGTGATATAAGGCCTTTTCAGTTTGGAGATAGTCTGGAACAAATCAGTATGACGGAGAGTTTGAAAAATGCTCAAATCAATAGTGGTTTAGGAGATGATTTCAGACTGACGGAAAAAGATCTAGAAGTGGTTGACACGGAAACCAATCTAAATACCTCTACTGTATTAATGATTGACATTAGTCATTCCATGATTCTTTATGGGGAAGATAGAATTACTCCGGCAAAAAAAGTGGCTCTGGCCATGGCGGAACTTATCAAAACACGCTATCCTAAAGACAATTTGGATATCATAGTTTTCGGAAACGATGCCTGGACCATTAAGCTAAAAGACATTCCTTATTTAGAAGTGGGTCCATACCATACGAATACAGTAGCTGGTCTTGAACTAGCCATGGACTTATTAAGAAGAAGGAAAACCAAGAATAAGCAGGTATTCATGATTACTGATGGAAAACCTACCTGTCTTAAAGAAGGTATCAATTATTATAAAAACGCTTTTGGCTTAGACCGTAAAATTGTCAATAAGACGCTTACTATTGCTGCACAGGCAAGAAGGCTTAACATTCCTATTACTACTTTTATGATTGCTTCGGATCCTTATTTAAAGCAATTTGTAAGAGATTTTACCAAGGTTAACAATGGAAGAGCCTACTATTCTAATTTAGATGGGCTTGGAGGTTTTGTATTGGAAGACTTTGAGAAGAATAGAAGAAAAAACGTAAGATAA
- a CDS encoding EVE domain-containing protein, whose product MNYWLVKTEPETYSWDDFVTLGRDHWDGVRNYAARKHMKDMKVDDLVLFYHSNKGKDVVGIAKVVKEFYQDPTTEDDRWVVVDLEPVKKLQRGVTLQEIKEDERLKDIALVKLQRLSVQPVPREAFHIIIEKSEK is encoded by the coding sequence ATGAACTATTGGTTAGTAAAAACAGAGCCCGAAACTTATTCATGGGATGATTTTGTGACTTTAGGACGCGACCATTGGGATGGCGTTCGGAATTATGCAGCCAGAAAGCATATGAAAGACATGAAGGTAGATGACCTTGTTCTTTTTTATCATTCTAATAAAGGGAAAGACGTAGTAGGCATAGCCAAAGTGGTGAAGGAGTTTTATCAAGATCCTACCACAGAAGACGACCGCTGGGTGGTGGTAGATTTGGAACCCGTAAAAAAACTTCAAAGAGGGGTTACATTACAAGAAATTAAGGAAGATGAACGTTTGAAAGATATTGCATTGGTAAAACTGCAGCGTTTGTCTGTTCAGCCAGTGCCGAGAGAGGCCTTTCACATCATCATTGAAAAGTCTGAAAAATAA
- the infC gene encoding translation initiation factor IF-3 — protein sequence MAKHFRKNYRRPVRQEDLHRINDRIRVPEVRLVGENIEQGVYPIDKAKELAREQGLDLIEIVPNSKPPVCRVLDYSKFKYEQKKKQKELKAKQQKTVIKEIRFGPNTDDHDFQFKLKHAQNFLQEGSKVKAFVHFVGRQIVFKDRGYELIGRFLEEVEEFGKAEAPPKLEGKRLTIIIAPKAGKK from the coding sequence ATGGCAAAACACTTTAGGAAAAATTATAGAAGACCTGTAAGGCAAGAAGACCTACATCGCATAAATGACCGTATCCGTGTTCCGGAAGTAAGGTTAGTGGGTGAAAATATAGAGCAAGGCGTTTATCCAATAGATAAAGCAAAAGAGCTAGCAAGAGAGCAGGGATTAGACCTAATTGAGATTGTACCTAATTCAAAGCCCCCTGTTTGTAGAGTTTTAGATTACTCTAAGTTCAAGTACGAGCAGAAAAAGAAGCAAAAAGAGCTTAAGGCTAAGCAACAGAAAACTGTCATTAAGGAAATTAGGTTCGGTCCTAATACTGATGACCATGATTTCCAATTTAAGTTGAAGCACGCTCAAAATTTCCTTCAAGAGGGTTCTAAGGTTAAAGCCTTTGTACACTTTGTAGGACGACAGATAGTTTTTAAAGATAGAGGTTACGAGTTAATAGGAAGGTTTCTAGAAGAGGTAGAGGAGTTTGGTAAAGCAGAAGCCCCGCCGAAACTTGAAGGTAAAAGATTAACCATTATCATTGCACCTAAAGCAGGTAAGAAATAG
- the nth gene encoding endonuclease III — protein sequence MTKKERYAGIIEYFSEHQPNPETELQYTNPFELIVAVVLSAQCTDKRVNMVTPYLFDAYPNANALAAATQEDVFQIIRSISYPNNKAKHLVGLGRMLIDEFNDVVPGTIEELVKLPGVGRKTANVIASVIHNLPTMAVDTHVFRVSHRLGLVSLKAKTPLTVEKELVKEFSDDIIPKAHHWLILHGRYTCLARTPKCEACGITALCKSYPKIQKYGHKAVDEKLPKIG from the coding sequence ATGACCAAAAAAGAACGCTACGCAGGTATTATTGAATATTTTTCGGAACATCAGCCTAATCCTGAAACCGAGTTACAATACACCAATCCTTTCGAATTAATAGTGGCTGTGGTGCTTTCAGCACAATGTACCGACAAGCGGGTCAATATGGTGACACCCTACCTCTTTGACGCTTATCCAAATGCAAACGCTTTGGCGGCAGCCACTCAGGAAGACGTTTTTCAAATTATTAGAAGTATTTCTTATCCTAATAATAAGGCCAAGCATTTAGTAGGTTTAGGGAGAATGCTAATAGACGAGTTTAATGATGTGGTACCTGGCACTATAGAGGAGTTGGTTAAACTACCTGGTGTAGGAAGAAAAACAGCCAATGTAATAGCTTCGGTTATACATAATTTACCCACCATGGCAGTAGATACTCATGTGTTTCGAGTTTCTCATCGTTTAGGTTTGGTTTCTTTAAAAGCCAAAACACCTTTGACGGTAGAAAAAGAATTGGTCAAAGAATTCTCTGACGACATTATTCCTAAAGCACATCACTGGTTAATCTTACACGGTCGTTATACTTGCTTAGCCAGAACTCCTAAGTGTGAGGCCTGCGGAATAACGGCATTGTGCAAATCATACCCTAAGATTCAGAAATATGGACATAAAGCAGTTGATGAGAAGCTTCCCAAAATCGGGTAG
- a CDS encoding glycosyltransferase has translation MIVITPVKNSLETTKKTIQHISQAEGNFDYFIFNDFSNEETTTFLEENSKKLNYQHLNLAEIVTTPSPNYITVLRMAQKMALAKNTHLLLIESDVLIEKKTISELAKLAESLENPGMIGSVTVDTNGAINFPYKHIKKSDGDLFVTKRSLSFCCTLLTNKFLEAYDFETLNPEKDWFDVSITKMSRQLGFQNYLSNALPVVHLPHSSRPWKNEKYSNPLKYYFKKYFLGRDKI, from the coding sequence ATGATAGTCATTACTCCGGTAAAAAACTCCTTAGAAACAACTAAAAAGACTATTCAGCATATCTCTCAGGCTGAAGGGAATTTTGACTATTTTATTTTTAATGATTTTAGTAATGAAGAGACCACCACATTTTTAGAAGAAAACAGCAAAAAGCTTAACTATCAACATCTAAACCTTGCGGAAATAGTTACAACGCCATCTCCTAACTATATAACAGTTTTGCGAATGGCTCAAAAAATGGCTTTAGCAAAGAACACACATTTACTTTTGATAGAGTCTGATGTGCTAATAGAAAAGAAAACTATTTCTGAGTTAGCTAAATTGGCTGAAAGCTTAGAAAACCCTGGAATGATTGGCTCTGTTACTGTTGACACAAATGGTGCTATTAACTTTCCTTATAAACACATCAAAAAGAGTGATGGGGACTTATTTGTCACTAAAAGAAGTCTGAGTTTTTGCTGTACGCTGCTTACCAATAAGTTTCTAGAGGCTTATGACTTTGAGACCTTAAATCCTGAAAAAGATTGGTTTGATGTGAGCATCACAAAAATGTCAAGACAGCTAGGCTTTCAAAACTACCTTTCTAATGCACTTCCAGTAGTACACCTACCCCACTCCAGCAGGCCATGGAAAAATGAGAAATACTCTAATCCGCTGAAGTATTATTTTAAAAAGTACTTTTTAGGAAGAGATAAGATATAA
- a CDS encoding tetratricopeptide repeat protein, whose product MRFLPLIAVLLFISCAKNQRNGTALAEIGEVSIAHQDSLSLDRLNSIIADNPIAGEALFKRSKILFKLNRYKEALNDVEQASGLQPNNQQLTFLKSQILLKLNQVEQSILTAEIAAGSGFESPLFYTHLSKLYLEVDSFNLASQYIEEAVKMMPQNAEALRVKGNLFLKKDSLSLALNILNKALTLDDENPESYDYLAKAYLKETGRLDSAVKITEKGFLQAGAENNIGLWHNRGKIMERLGKQDSALRVYRKILEISPESSFVNADIADIFIHFGNFTKAFETLELEIDKSSKKKSIYLRAGYCLERLQRYKQAQELYLKAQRVFPGDKDFEASYNRMTSLVERVYRSVDI is encoded by the coding sequence TTGCGTTTCCTTCCACTCATTGCTGTTTTATTATTCATTTCTTGTGCCAAAAACCAAAGGAATGGCACCGCTTTGGCCGAGATTGGCGAAGTGAGCATAGCTCATCAAGACAGCCTTAGTCTCGATCGTTTAAATAGCATTATTGCGGATAATCCAATTGCAGGAGAAGCTTTATTTAAGAGATCGAAAATTCTATTTAAATTAAATAGATATAAAGAAGCTTTAAATGATGTGGAGCAAGCTAGTGGCTTACAGCCAAACAATCAGCAGCTTACTTTTTTAAAATCTCAAATTCTGTTAAAACTTAATCAAGTAGAGCAAAGTATTTTGACTGCAGAAATAGCTGCTGGATCCGGCTTTGAATCTCCTTTGTTTTATACTCATTTGTCAAAACTGTATTTAGAAGTCGACAGCTTTAACTTGGCTTCACAGTACATTGAAGAGGCTGTGAAGATGATGCCTCAAAATGCGGAGGCTTTAAGAGTTAAAGGAAACTTATTTTTGAAGAAAGATAGTTTAAGCTTGGCTTTAAATATTCTAAATAAGGCCCTAACACTTGATGATGAAAATCCAGAGTCTTACGACTATTTGGCGAAGGCATACCTAAAGGAAACTGGAAGACTAGACTCCGCTGTTAAAATAACAGAAAAAGGTTTTTTGCAAGCAGGAGCAGAGAACAACATTGGTCTTTGGCATAATAGAGGTAAAATTATGGAACGCTTAGGTAAGCAGGATAGTGCTTTAAGGGTTTACCGTAAAATTTTGGAAATTTCTCCGGAGTCTTCCTTTGTAAACGCTGATATAGCTGACATTTTCATACATTTTGGAAACTTTACAAAGGCTTTTGAAACATTGGAATTGGAAATAGATAAATCCTCAAAGAAAAAAAGTATTTATCTTCGTGCAGGATATTGTTTAGAACGTCTACAACGATATAAACAGGCACAAGAATTGTACTTGAAAGCTCAAAGGGTTTTCCCTGGAGACAAAGATTTTGAGGCCTCCTATAATAGAATGACAAGTTTAGTAGAGCGAGTGTATCGCTCGGTGGATATATAA
- the thrS gene encoding threonine--tRNA ligase, translating to MIKISLPDGSVKEFEKGASAMDVALSISEGLARNVLSAKVNGEVWDSNRPINEDATVQLLTWKDTDGKSTFWHSSAHLMAEALEALYPGIKFWIGPPVENGFYYDVDTGEHSISSNDFGKIEAKMIELARQKNTFERIPMSKAEAISYFKEKDDEYKLDLLEGLEDGTITFYTQGNFTDLCRGPHIPNTGFIKAAKITNVAGAFFKGDQSNKQLTRIYGITFPKQGELKEYLTMMEEAKKRDHRKLGQELDLFAFSEKVGKGLPLWLPKGAMLRERLENFLKKAQLKAGYLPVVTPHIGSKKLYETSGHWEKYGEDSFQPIKTPEEGEEFMLKPMNCPHHCEIYKARPRSYKDLPLRLAEFGTVYRYEQSGELHGLTRVRGFTQDDAHIFCANHQVEDEFKKVIDLVLYVFKSLGFDDFSAQISLRSKEDRSKYIGNDEDWDKAEQAIINASAEKGLDTVIEYGEAAFYGPKLDFMVKDALGRKWQLGTIQVDYQLPNRFELEYVGADNQKHRPVMIHRAPFGSMERFIAILIENTAGNFPLWLSPEQIAILPISEKYEDYANELFLDLQEQDIRGYVDHRDEKIGRKIRDAEMNKVPLMLIVGEKEQEERKVSVRKKGEGDIGQFSFEEFVTYANKEINKNIPKFGVK from the coding sequence ATGATTAAGATTTCGCTGCCAGACGGGAGTGTAAAGGAGTTTGAAAAGGGAGCGTCTGCAATGGATGTGGCTCTTTCAATTTCAGAGGGATTAGCCAGAAACGTACTTTCTGCAAAAGTAAATGGAGAAGTTTGGGATTCTAATAGACCCATTAATGAAGATGCTACTGTTCAGCTTTTGACGTGGAAAGATACGGACGGGAAATCTACATTTTGGCACTCTTCTGCTCACTTAATGGCAGAAGCTTTAGAAGCATTATATCCAGGTATTAAGTTTTGGATAGGGCCTCCTGTAGAAAATGGATTCTATTATGATGTAGATACAGGGGAGCATTCGATATCATCAAATGATTTTGGAAAGATAGAAGCTAAGATGATAGAACTAGCTAGACAGAAGAATACCTTTGAGCGTATTCCTATGTCAAAAGCTGAGGCAATTTCTTATTTCAAAGAAAAGGATGACGAGTATAAATTAGACCTTTTAGAGGGCTTAGAAGACGGCACTATTACGTTTTATACTCAAGGAAACTTTACAGATTTATGTAGAGGACCGCACATTCCGAATACTGGGTTTATAAAAGCTGCTAAAATTACAAATGTAGCAGGTGCCTTTTTTAAAGGAGACCAGTCAAACAAACAATTGACGCGTATTTATGGTATAACTTTTCCTAAACAAGGTGAGCTTAAGGAATACCTTACCATGATGGAAGAAGCCAAAAAACGTGACCATAGGAAATTAGGACAGGAGTTAGATCTCTTTGCTTTTTCAGAAAAAGTAGGAAAAGGTTTACCATTATGGTTGCCAAAAGGAGCGATGCTTCGTGAGCGTTTAGAGAATTTCTTAAAGAAAGCTCAGCTTAAAGCAGGGTACTTGCCTGTAGTGACGCCGCATATTGGTAGCAAAAAACTTTACGAAACTTCAGGTCACTGGGAAAAATATGGGGAAGATTCATTCCAACCTATCAAAACACCAGAAGAAGGAGAGGAGTTTATGCTAAAGCCAATGAACTGCCCTCATCACTGTGAAATTTACAAAGCTAGGCCTAGAAGTTATAAGGATTTGCCTTTAAGGTTAGCAGAGTTTGGTACGGTATATAGATATGAGCAGTCAGGCGAATTACATGGTTTAACACGTGTAAGAGGTTTTACACAAGATGATGCCCACATTTTCTGTGCAAACCATCAGGTAGAAGATGAATTTAAAAAGGTAATTGACCTTGTACTATACGTTTTCAAATCTTTAGGGTTTGATGATTTCAGTGCTCAAATTTCATTAAGAAGTAAAGAAGATAGGAGTAAGTATATTGGTAATGATGAGGACTGGGATAAGGCAGAACAGGCCATTATAAACGCCTCTGCTGAGAAAGGACTTGATACGGTAATAGAGTATGGGGAAGCAGCTTTTTATGGCCCTAAACTAGACTTTATGGTGAAAGATGCCTTAGGTAGAAAATGGCAACTGGGAACTATCCAAGTAGATTATCAGTTACCTAATCGATTCGAATTAGAATATGTTGGTGCAGATAACCAAAAACACCGACCTGTAATGATTCATAGAGCACCATTTGGTTCTATGGAGCGTTTTATAGCTATTTTGATTGAAAATACGGCTGGAAATTTCCCACTTTGGTTATCTCCTGAACAAATTGCCATTTTACCTATATCTGAAAAGTATGAGGATTATGCCAATGAACTTTTTCTTGACTTGCAGGAGCAAGACATTAGAGGGTATGTAGATCACAGAGATGAGAAAATTGGAAGAAAAATCCGTGATGCCGAAATGAACAAAGTTCCTTTAATGCTTATAGTAGGAGAAAAGGAGCAAGAAGAGCGTAAGGTATCTGTTAGAAAGAAAGGAGAGGGTGATATTGGCCAGTTTTCTTTTGAAGAATTTGTAACTTACGCCAATAAAGAAATAAATAAAAATATTCCGAAGTTTGGTGTAAAGTAA
- a CDS encoding MOSC domain-containing protein, giving the protein MDIKQLMRSFPKSGRIEWIGIRTERGGLLKEVNEISATASNGLTDDHYKGKNKKRQVTLIQAEHIKAVADILGLESINPQELRRNIVISGANLLALKDLTFTLGTAKLKMTGYCHPCSRMEKNLGEGGYNAMRGHGGITAEILEDGIISIGDSLTVLQDQ; this is encoded by the coding sequence ATGGACATAAAGCAGTTGATGAGAAGCTTCCCAAAATCGGGTAGGATAGAATGGATTGGTATTAGAACAGAAAGAGGAGGCCTTCTTAAAGAGGTGAATGAAATATCCGCTACGGCATCAAATGGATTGACAGATGACCATTACAAGGGTAAAAACAAGAAACGACAAGTAACCTTGATTCAGGCAGAGCATATTAAAGCGGTTGCTGATATATTAGGACTAGAATCTATCAATCCACAGGAACTCCGTAGAAATATTGTCATATCAGGAGCCAACCTTTTGGCTCTTAAAGACCTTACTTTTACATTAGGAACAGCGAAGTTGAAAATGACGGGTTACTGTCATCCCTGCTCCAGAATGGAAAAGAATTTAGGTGAAGGTGGCTATAACGCCATGCGAGGTCATGGAGGAATCACAGCAGAAATTTTGGAAGACGGTATTATTAGTATAGGAGATTCGCTGACGGTATTACAAGATCAATAA
- a CDS encoding S9 family peptidase, with the protein MKNLILIFAVLTACTPKSEKMSYQWPDAKAPIAEKKEHIRTIHGDSVADPYYWMYDYFGKGPDSQNVVDYLEAENAYLKTKMGKTEALQTELFNEMKGRIKEKDESVPYLKNGYYYYSRTEEGKEYYKYCRRKGSMEAPEEILLDVDAMAEGKAYFSATGMSISEDNKLLAYGVDEISRREYTIYIKNLQTGEILKDKIANTEGDPVWANDNSTIFYTSKNPITLLSEKIMSHKLGTEVSKDKLVYEEKDKSNYIGVYKSKNSEWIWIYSMATTSSEARFINANEANGDFKVFQPRVKDVLYDVAALEDRFIIRTNADGAENFKLMESPLTATTKENWKSYKAHDTAVLIEGIDEFKNYLVIQQRKNGLTELNVQNLSTGKGHLISFDEATYDAGLAGNRNFDTNLLRYRYTSMITPSSVFDYDMDSRDKTLLKEQEVLGGYDKSEYVTERLYATARDGVKVPISIVYKKGFEKNGKSPVLEYAYGSYGYSMDASFSSSRLSLLDRGFAFAIAHIRGGQEMGRHWYLDGKLMKKMNTFNDFIDCGKFLIAEGYTSSEHLYANGGSAGGLLMGAVANLAPDLYKGLIADVPFVDVVNTMLDEDIPLTTNEYDEWGNPNEKEAYEYMKSYSPYENIEAKDYPNLLVTTGLHDSQVQYFEPAKWVAKLRDLKTDDNVVLLKTNMDFGHGGASGRFDYLHDVALRYAFLLALEEN; encoded by the coding sequence ATGAAGAACCTAATCCTTATTTTTGCCGTTTTAACGGCTTGTACACCAAAATCTGAAAAAATGTCTTATCAATGGCCTGACGCCAAAGCTCCAATAGCAGAGAAAAAAGAACATATTAGAACTATTCATGGCGATTCGGTGGCCGACCCTTATTACTGGATGTATGATTATTTTGGAAAAGGGCCTGATAGCCAGAATGTAGTAGACTATTTGGAAGCAGAAAATGCCTATTTGAAAACTAAGATGGGCAAAACGGAAGCCCTTCAAACAGAGCTTTTCAATGAAATGAAAGGCAGAATAAAAGAGAAGGATGAAAGTGTGCCTTACCTTAAAAATGGCTATTACTATTATTCTAGAACAGAAGAAGGTAAAGAGTACTATAAATATTGCCGCAGGAAGGGAAGCATGGAAGCTCCCGAAGAAATCTTGTTAGATGTAGACGCTATGGCAGAAGGCAAAGCCTATTTCTCAGCCACCGGTATGAGTATTAGTGAAGATAATAAACTGTTGGCTTATGGAGTAGACGAAATATCAAGAAGAGAGTACACCATATATATTAAAAACTTGCAAACTGGTGAAATTCTTAAAGATAAGATAGCCAATACCGAAGGGGATCCAGTTTGGGCAAATGATAATTCTACTATATTTTATACTTCAAAAAATCCGATAACGCTTCTTTCTGAAAAGATAATGAGCCATAAGCTAGGTACTGAAGTGTCAAAAGACAAACTGGTTTACGAAGAGAAAGACAAGTCAAACTACATAGGAGTTTATAAAAGCAAAAACAGCGAGTGGATTTGGATTTACTCCATGGCTACTACCTCGTCGGAGGCTAGATTTATTAATGCCAATGAGGCAAATGGCGATTTTAAAGTATTTCAACCGAGGGTCAAAGATGTGCTTTATGACGTGGCAGCACTAGAAGACCGTTTCATTATTAGAACAAATGCAGATGGTGCCGAAAATTTCAAATTGATGGAATCGCCACTTACGGCTACCACCAAAGAAAACTGGAAATCTTATAAAGCTCATGATACGGCAGTATTGATAGAAGGGATTGATGAGTTTAAAAACTATTTGGTCATTCAGCAGCGTAAAAACGGTTTGACGGAGTTAAATGTTCAAAACCTTAGTACGGGAAAAGGGCACCTTATTTCTTTTGATGAAGCCACTTATGATGCTGGTTTGGCAGGAAACAGAAACTTTGATACCAATCTACTGAGGTACAGATATACCTCTATGATTACGCCAAGCTCTGTTTTTGATTATGATATGGATAGTAGAGATAAAACTTTACTTAAGGAGCAAGAGGTTTTAGGAGGCTATGATAAGTCAGAATATGTTACAGAAAGGCTTTATGCCACAGCCAGAGATGGTGTAAAGGTGCCTATCTCAATAGTCTATAAAAAAGGCTTTGAAAAGAATGGCAAATCTCCTGTGCTAGAATATGCTTATGGTTCATATGGATACAGCATGGATGCATCTTTTAGCAGCAGTCGTTTAAGTCTTTTAGATAGAGGTTTTGCTTTTGCCATAGCTCATATTAGAGGAGGACAAGAAATGGGAAGGCATTGGTACCTTGACGGGAAACTGATGAAAAAGATGAATACCTTTAATGATTTCATTGATTGTGGTAAATTCCTTATTGCCGAGGGTTATACTTCTTCAGAGCATCTTTATGCCAACGGAGGTTCTGCTGGAGGTTTATTAATGGGTGCTGTGGCTAATTTGGCTCCAGATTTGTACAAAGGCTTAATCGCCGATGTTCCTTTTGTAGATGTGGTCAATACCATGTTAGATGAAGACATTCCTTTAACTACTAATGAGTATGATGAGTGGGGTAACCCAAATGAGAAAGAAGCTTACGAGTATATGAAGAGTTATTCGCCTTATGAAAATATAGAGGCAAAGGACTATCCGAATTTGTTAGTAACCACAGGTTTACATGATTCTCAGGTCCAATATTTTGAGCCAGCTAAATGGGTTGCCAAACTGAGAGACTTAAAAACTGATGATAATGTAGTGCTATTAAAAACCAACATGGATTTTGGACATGGAGGAGCTTCTGGAAGGTTTGATTATTTGCATGATGTTGCATTGAGATATGCTTTTTTATTAGCTTTGGAAGAAAACTAA